GGATTAAAAGCAAATTTGCTTAATGATTGGCAACATTTTGTGATTATTCAAGAGATAAAAATTTAATTCAATATGCGAAGCGGAACAAAACAAATGGTAAGGTAGAATGTTCGATTTCAGGTCTGTCGGGATGTATTGGTGCTGAGCAATGCAAATTTTATTAAAAAAAGAATGTATATAAATAAATTGATTGGTACCATATGCGATATCATAACAAATGTTAAAGTGGGATAAACTGATCACACGTATATGCAATTTATCGAAAGATCTCCGGTTTGATGAGTTACGGAAAGTATTGGAAAGCTACAGATACGAAATAAATGCACCAAGAAGTGGAAGCAGTCATTACACTTTCAGAAAGCAAGGATGTATGCCAATTACAATACCAAAGCATGAACCACTTAAGAAAGTATATATAGAAATGGTAAGGCAGATTGTAGAAGGCGAGGCTAAGAATGATGAAGACGCTGAATGATTATATGGCAATGTCCTATCGTATGGAAATTGTGGAATACAAGGATGACGGCAGATTTGTGGTTTCTTATCCAGATTTGCCTGGTGCATTACTTGTGGTGAAACAGTAGAGAGTGCGGTAGCAAATGCACGGGATGCTAAAAAGGCATGGATTGAAGCTGCATTAGAAGAAGATGTAGAGATTCATGAACCAGACAGTTTGGAAGATTATTCTGGACAGTTTAAATTGAGAATTCCACGAAGTTTGTACAGATCACTGGCAGAACATTCTCAGCGGGAAGGAATCAGCATGAATCAATATTGTGTGTATCTGCTTTCCAGAAATGATGCAATGTTTTCAAAATAAATATTGTTTTGTAATCCGCTTGCCTTCTACTTTACAATAATAGTTGCTGATATATAATTGAAAAGAAAGAGACAAATTGCAATTTAATGAGGGCAAAGCAAATGGAGCAGATTATCAATTATAGAGACATACCTACAGATAAAAAACTGATATTTTAAATGCTCTTGAGCAAATAGGTTTTATTCCAGCATATGGCAGAGTGAAAACAATGCAACGAGTTATGGAAAAATCGATCCCGGGTTCAGGACCTCAATTCTATTTTGTTTTTCGCGAAGATAAGTTGATAGGATACACTTTTCTGTAATATGATGTAGGGCAAGTCAGAAAATCGTTTGAACGCTTTCCTGCAATAAAAAGTTTTTAGGCTTTAATCTTCCTTTCATAATTGCCCTGTATGATACAAGCATAACAACAAGAAAGAAAACAAATAGAAAGGAAATTCAGAACATGAAAAAAATTAATTTTACTAACATCAGCGAGAAGATTAAAGCAAATGGAAAGAAAATTTTGAAGAGAACAATCGCAGCAGCAGCGGTACTCTCAATCCTTGGCGGTTCTGTTGTAGTTTACGCGGAGCATAAAGAGAATCAGACTGAGCAGAAAATTCATGACAGAATCCGTGAAGATGCAAAGACAGATGGAATTACATTAATATCTGAGGATGAGGTAAAAAAGATTGCACTTGATGATGCAAAAGCAAAAGAAACAGATGTCAAATATCTGGAAATTTCACTGGATGATGAACAGAATAACCGTTATAATGATTATGATGATAACGACAATGATGACGATGACCATGATCACGAAGATGACGATCATGATGACGAAAATCATGAAAAACGTTATATCTACGAAGTTGATTTTATTTACGATGGTATGGAATACAGCTATGAAATTGATGCCGAATCTAAAGAAATCCTTCAGCGTCAGTACGAATCCTGGTGGAATTAATAGCCGATACCTTATGGCTGAAAAGTAAAATAGAGACAACATAGGAGTCAATTACTGATAGGTAACAGTATTGACTCCTACGTTTATCTGAGGATTTTATATACAGGAGGGCAGACAGTAATGCGTGTGCTTGTGGTAGAAGATGAGAAAGATCTTAATCGTGTGATCACGAGAAAACTCAAAGCGGAAGGATATAGCGTAGATTCCTGTTTTGATGGTGCAGAAGCCTTGGATTATATGGAAATGACACCTTATGATGTTATTGTTATGGATATTATGATGCCTGAAAAAAACGGATATCAGGTTTTGAAAGAAATGCGTGAAAAGGGCAACCGTTCTCCGGTGCTTTTTCTGACTGCACGAGATGCTCTTGAAGATCGTGTCAAAGGGCTGGATCTGGGGGCGGATGATTATCTTGTGAAACCATTTCATTTTGAAGAACTTATGGCAAGAATCAGGGTGATGCTTCGCAGAAACCATGGAAGTGTTTCCAATCGTCTTGCTCTTGCAGACCTTACTCTGGATTGCGATACACATGAAGTCAGACGGGGAGAAAAACGAATTGAATTGTCTGCAAAAGAATTTTCTATTTTGGAATACATGCTTCGTAATAAAGGAATTGTCCTTTCAAGAGAAAAACTGGAAACACATATCTGGAATTATGAATACCAGGGTGCGTCCAATATGATTGATGTATATATCCGCTATCTGCGTCTGAAAATTGATAAAGAATTTGAGCCGAAGCTGATCCATACAGTAAGGGGAGTTGGCTATGTACTCCGGGAGGTGGATGCATGAAACAACTGACAATCCGTACAAAAGTAACATTTTGGTATGCGATGATTATGGTATTGATGGCGGCATCTACGCTTGGCTTGCTTTTGTCAGTTTCAGAAACGGCTCACCTTTCTGATCAGAAAAGCAGACTGATGGAAACGGTGGAAGAGGCAGCGGAAGACATTTCGGAGGACGGAGAAGATGTATTTGATTCTTTTGAAGACGGGGTTTATCTTTCTCTTTATGATTCGCAGGGTACATTTCTTCAGGGAAATATTCCTTCTGATTTTCAGAAAAATCTGGAATTTTCAGAGCAATCCGTATATTCGATAAAGGCGAACCGGCAGAGTTTTTATGTCTATGATAGAAAACTGTCTGATGGACAATGGATACGAGGGATAATCTCCGAATCAGAGTTCAGTCATTTTCAAGTGACAGTGATACGGACAGCTTTTATTTTGCTTCCCATGTTGGTGATAATAGCTACGGTGGCTGGATATTTTATTACAAAACGGGCTTTTCGTCCGGTACGACAGATTCAGGAAACCGCACAGCAGATTACAAGAAGCAATTCGCTTTCTTCCAGAATTGGACTTCCGGAGGGAAGAGATGAAATTTCTCAGCTCGCAAATACAATCGATGAGATGCTGGAACGGTTAGAACAGAGTTTTGAAAAGGAAAAGCAGTTTACTTCTGATGCATCCCATGAACTTCGCACGCCGATATCTGTAATTTTGATGGAGAGTGAATATGTTCTTCAGGATGCAAGTACTTTTGAAGAGGCCAGGGAATCTATGGAGGCAGTCAACCGTCAGGCAAACAGAATGTCGGAGTTGATTAACCAGCTGCTGTTTTTTGCCCGTGAAGAAAATGGAACACTGGCGGTGAACTTTGAAAAAACAGAGATTCTTCCAGTCCTTCAGGAAATTATAGGGGATTGCCGGCCGCTTGCAGAAAGTTTTGATATTTCGGTTGAATTTACGAATCATCTAAAGGATGGCTTTGCATGCAAAGTTGATCGTATGCTGTTTTCAAGGGCTGTTCACAACTTGATACAGAATGCTGCTGTCTATGGAAAACAAGGTGGACATATCTGGGTATCTGTTTATGTAGAAGGAAACTATCTTGTGGTATCGGTCAAAGATGATGGCATCGGTATCAGCAGTGAACATTTGGAAAAAATCTGGGATCGCTTCTATCAGGTAGATGAATCACGCAGCAGGGCGTATGCCGGAAGCACAGGCCTCGGTCTGTCCATGGTACAGAAAATTATGGAAAAACACAACGGTTATGTAAAAGTGGAAAGCGAAGAGGGGAGTGGAAGTACATTTTGGCTGTATTTTGAAATCTGATGGTTTTCATATTTACCAGCTCCTTTGATTTGCTTCAATAAGAAAAGCATACCGCATCACGCTGCGTGAGAGTTAAGCTATTTTTGAAAAAATGTGGTCCTTCATGTGTACTATTTACTAAATCTCATACTTTGGTCTGATTGACGGCGCCACCCTTTGAAAGTAAAATATTTCATATAGAAGCTTACTGCAACGAAATATCTTTTGCCAAGGGGGAGCAAAATGAAAAAGAGAATTCTGAAATTTCGTCTGGCAGGGGCAGTGGTGACGCTGCTGGGCGTGTATCTGATGGTGATCGGGTACGGTGCCACCTGGTCGCTGACGATTGCCACGATCGTGCTGATTTTTGGTATTGCGATCTGGATGATGGCCAAACCGGAGGATTATAATTCCATGACGGACATTGCAGCCATGATCGAGATGGACAGGCCCAGGAAGATCGAGGAGTTTTATGAGGCGTACAAGAATGTGTGGACGCCGCTGGGCTCGGGATGGCTGGGCAAGTTTTATACGATGAAGCAGACGGCGCTGGTGTTTGGCCCGGACGCCAGAGGACAGTACATTTATTTCTGGCTGACGAAGGACGGGATCGTGGGATATGTGGGGTATTCGTTTGTGGAAAAGTTTATCCGCAAGCAGCTGACGAAGCCGCTGATCCCGGTGCCGGAGGATGTGAGCCTGAGCGTGGCAGGGCATCTGAGCTATCATTCGGATTTTCTTATGTTCCAGAGTGAGCTGAAAACGAATCTGGAACGGTTTGTGAAAACCGGTCGGGTCGAGCCTTTTATGCAGACGAAGCCATCGCAGATCTACACGTTTACGGAGGACTTCAAGCTGACGGGACAGCATTTTGACCTGGAGGACGCGGACGGAAATCTGGTGTACGCCATCGACAGTACGGTGCCGCTGAAGACGTTTCGGATTTATGATGCGGCGCATAACGAAGTGTTCCGCATGACGAAGGAGCTGCTGCATGTGCTGCCGACATACCGTTTTTATCTGTATGAGGAGCCATATGGGACGCTGCAGAAGAAGTTTGCCCTGGTAAAAGACAGATTTTCCATGGAATTGCCGGAGGGTACGCTGGAACTGATGGAATATGCGGGCTCCATCGGCCACAATTACCGGGTGACGCTGAACGGGAAAATGCTGGGTGCCATCATGGACAATATGGATCTCACGATCCAGAATGTGTTTTTTGACAATGCATTTCTGATCGTTTATGACACGCGGTATCTGCCGCAGCTGACGGCGCTGGCGGTGATGGCGGCCAGAGAGCTGGCCCGGGACAAGGACGGCGCGCTGCCGAATCGCAGATAAGAGGGGGAGAAACAGATGAAGGGAAAATGGAGAGCATTTGTGGGGATTTTTACAGCAGCGTATGTGCTGACAGGCTGCGGCGCGATATCATCGCCCATCGAGTATGACAGCGCGGATGCGGCCAAGGAGGCGCTGCAGTCGGCTTCTGTCCTGACGGTGGAGTGTAATCTGGAGGACGCAGACCCGGCGGGAAACCTGCTGGCGGACGGTAAAATAGCAGGCTTTATGAAAAATACCGGTTTTATCAATCTGAAATGGACGGTGAGTGTGGACGATGTGGACTGGTTTTATCTGAAGATTGTGACGGATGAGCCCATCAACGATGTGGAGGGGATCGTATCCGGCACAACGTATGCCTATTATGATATGGACGATACGTGCCTTGGCTATTCCCAGGAGCAGGTCATCGACGGCGCCTTTTTTATCGCATTTCTGGATGCCGACGGCAATCGCAAGGATTATCTGGCGTCGGAGGACGGGACGGTACTGTTTGACAGCTCCTTCAACGTGATCGGCAGAGCAAAGGGACAGCATTCTATCCTGGGTTCGGACTGCCAGATCACCGTGACGATGGAGGATGGCGTGGATCAGGAGGTGGATCTGAAGGATAAACTGGCCATGACCATGCCGATTTATGATGAGGAGAAACGCTGGTATCTGGATAACAAGTAATCGGTTCCCGCTTCTCGAAAAATGAAAAAAATAATAAAAAATTATAGAAATACTGCAAAAAAATGCCGGGAAGATCGTTTTCTCTATAGGTAAAAAAGAGAGGGGATTTTTTATGGGGGAGCAGGAACTGTTGAGAAAGCTGGGGATATGGCCGAATCTGAGCGGATATCAGTATCTGATGAAGGGGATTTGAGATGATCAGAATGGATCCGGACTATCTGCAGTATGTGACGAAGCGGCTGTATCCGGATATTGCCGATGTTTATCAGATGAGCTGGCCCAGCGTGGAGCGGGCGATCCGCACCTCGCTGATCACCTGCTGGGACAGAGGCAACCGGGATTTCCTGGATCAGATGGTGGGGTATCATCTGCGGGATCGCCCGACGGTCAGCGAATTTTTCGCACTTTCGTGGCTGTATCTGTGCCGGCAGGAACAGGAGAACGCATAGACGGGGAAATCCCGGGAAGGAAGAACAGATGACCTTTCCGGGATTTTTTTGATAAAATATATTAATAAGCAGGTTTTCACCGGCAAGGTGATTGACAGGCGGCAGGAAGAAGAATATACTCATAACAGTGTTATACAACACTGTTACAGATATGGAGGTACAGGTGTCAAAATTAATTGAAGGTGTTTCTGAGAAGATAGAAGCATGTGCGAAAAAGGAATTTCTGGAAAAGGGTTATGTGGATGCATCGCTTCGGACGATCGCGACGGAGGCCGGGACAACGACCGGGTCTATTTACTCCCGTTATGGCGGGAAGGAAGGGCTTTTTTCTGCGATCGTGGAGCCGGCGGCGGAAGAATTTGTCGGTATTTTCCGGCAGGTGCAGGAGACGTTTCACACGATGGAGGCAGAGCGGCAGGCGGAGAGCCTGGATGATTTTACCAGAAGCGGGATGCGGCAGATGGTGGATTACATGTATGCGCATTTTGAGGAGTTTCAGCTGCTGGTGACCGGCGCCTACGGAACGAAATTTCAGAATTTTGTGGAGCATCTGGTGGATATCGAGACAGAGTACACCTACAAGTTTATGGAGACGATCGGCCTGGAAGTGAAGAAGGGCAAGCCCATCACGAAGGATTTCATGCACATCATGAACAAGGCGCTGTTTGAAAGCTTTTTTGAGGTGATCCGGCACGGAATGTCGAAGGCGGAAGCGGTGGAGTACATCGATATGCTGGAAAAATATCACAGCGCAGGCTGGAATATCATTTACCAGGAGTATTATTGATGGCAGAGACGCGGCCAGGCTGCTGCCGACGTGTGGCAGCCTCTCTTTTTGATGGGTGGTTAGCCGACGCTTACTCTGTGACAGTGGTCAGCAACAAAAATGTCTGTAGAAAGGAAAAGGAGACTCGTATGAACAAGGGTGGAAAACTGAAAGGAAAAGATCTGATCAATATCGGCATTTATGCTGCGATTTACTGTGTCATCATGACCGCTGTGGCGATGCTCGGCTTTATTCCGATCATGATGCCGATACTTTGCGTGCTGGTGCCGCTGCTGGGTGGCATTCCGTACATGCTTTTTGTGACAAAGGTGGAAAAACCGGAAATGATCCATATTTACGCCATGATCGTGGGGCTGTTCCTGTGGATCACGGGCATGGGATACTGGCCGTTCATTTTCGGCGTCGTGTTTGGTTTTGTGGCCGATAAGATCGTGCAGTCCGGCAATTATAAGAGCAGTTCCAAGGCCATTCTCAGCAATGCGGTATTCAGCCTGGTGATTTTCGGCAATTTTGTACCGCTGCTCATCAATGCGGAGGAATATTTCAAGACCCGCCAGAGCTTCGGCGAGGATTACATCACTTCCCTGATCGCGATCATGGGCCATTCCTGGCTGGTTCCGGCGCTGCTTGCCGCTACCATCATTTTTGGCCTGCTGGGTGGTGTACTGGGAAAAGCAGTATTGAAAAAGCATTTTGAAAAGGCGGGAATCGCATAATGAAGGGTGCAAACATAACCTTTGATCCCCGGACAAAGCTGCTGCTGCTTCTGACCATGGGCATTTTTGTGCTGGGCAGTGCGGGCGGCAATCTGTTTGACGCTTACATGCCGCTGTTCTGTGCGGTACCGGTCGTATTATTTGTACTGGATGGAAAATGGAAACGGGCGGTGTTATATGCCGTGCTGTACGGGGCGGCCTACGCGCTTCTGATGGAGGCGGTTCCCCGGCTGTCGGGCATTGGCGGCTATATTTTGCTGGCATGCTGCGGCATCCTCACCCGATTCCTGCCGGGCATTATGACCGGCGCGTATCTGATGCAGACAACGAAGGTGAGCGAATTCCACGCGGCCATGGAGCGGATGCATGTGACGGATAAGATCACCATTCCCCTGTCGGTGATGTTCCGGTTTTTTCCCACCATTGCGGATGAGTTTTCTTCCATCAATGACGCCATGCGCATGCGTGACATCCGTTTCGGCGGGAAAAATGTGGCGAAGATGGTGGAGTACCGGCTGATCCCGCTGATGGTCTGCTCGGCAAAGATCGGGGAGGAGCTGAATGCGGCAGCCATCACAAGGGGGCTGGGATCGGACAGAAGGCGCACGAACATCTGCCGGATCGGCTTTCATGTGCAGGATTACATCCTGACTGCACTGTGTCTGGTACCCTATGTTGTCTGGCTCGGTGCGCTGGTTTTGGGAGGCATGAGGTGAACATGATACAGATCGAACACGTGAATTTTACATACCAGCATTCGGAAAAAGGGGCGCTGAAGGATGTGTCTCTGCAGATCGGCCAGGGAGAATGCGTTCTGCTGTGCGGCAGCTCCGGCTGCGGCAAGACAACGATCACCAGACTGCTGAACGGCCTGATCCCGCATTTTTACGAGGGAACCTTCAGCGGCGACGTGTCCGTGTGCGGCATGCATGTGCAGGAAGAAGAGATTTATCAGATCTCCCGGAAAGTAGGCAGTGTTTTCCAGAATCCCAGGAGCCAGTTTTTCTGTCTGGACACCACCAGTGAGCTGGCTTTCGGCTGTGAGAATCTGGGCCTGCCGGAGGAAGAAATCCATCGGAGAATGGATGCCGCCGTGGAGGCGCTTTCCCAGGAAAATCTGCTGGATCGGGATATTTTCCGGCTTTCCGGCGGGGAGAAGCAGCAGATCGCCTGCGGCTGTGTGTCCGCCATGCAGCCGGACGTCTTTGTGCTGGATGAGCCCACTTCCAATCTGGACGCGGCGGCCATGGAACGGCTGAAGGAGGTGCTGCTGCTCTGGAAAAAAGCGGGAAAGACCATCGTGATCGCGGAGCATCGGCTGTACTGGCTGAAGGACGTGTGTGACCGGGTCATTTACTTGGAGGACGGCGCGGTGAAGGCCGATCTGCCGATGGAGCAGTTCCTGACCTTTTCTCCTGAAAAAATGGAGCATCTGGGTCTTCGTTCCATGGATGCGGAGCGTGCGGCGGAACGGGAAGAGCCGTTTTTGGCGGCGCATGGCATCCAGCTGAAAAATTATACGTTTTCCTACGGGGAAGAACCAGTGCTGCGGCTGGGAGATTTCCAGATCCCGGAGCAAGAGATCGTAGCCATCACGGGAAAAAACGGGGTGGGCAAGACCACCTTTGTGCGGTGCCTGTGCGGCCTGCAGAAAAAATTTAAGGGAAAAACCGTGCTGGGCGGCCGGGAATATACGGCAAAAGAGATGTTGAAGCAGTGTTATCTGGTCATGCAGGACGTGAACCATCAGCTGTTCTGCGAGACGGTGGAAGACGAGATCTGTCTGGGCGCCGGACAGGTGTCCGAAGAGGAAAAGCAGACGGTCATGGAGCAGCTGGGGCTGGTGGAACTCAAATATCGGCATCCCATGTCCCTTTCCGGCGGACAGAAGCAGCGGGTGGCCATCGCGTCTGCAGTGCTGGCGGGCAAGGATGTGCTGATCTTTGATGAGCCCACCAGCGGCCTGGATTACCGGCATATGGTACAGACAGCCCGGCTGTTTGCGGGGCTGCAGGCCATGGGAAAAAGTGTACTGATCATCAC
Above is a window of Oscillospiraceae bacterium NTUH-002-81 DNA encoding:
- a CDS encoding energy-coupling factor transporter transmembrane component T, with translation MKGANITFDPRTKLLLLLTMGIFVLGSAGGNLFDAYMPLFCAVPVVLFVLDGKWKRAVLYAVLYGAAYALLMEAVPRLSGIGGYILLACCGILTRFLPGIMTGAYLMQTTKVSEFHAAMERMHVTDKITIPLSVMFRFFPTIADEFSSINDAMRMRDIRFGGKNVAKMVEYRLIPLMVCSAKIGEELNAAAITRGLGSDRRRTNICRIGFHVQDYILTALCLVPYVVWLGALVLGGMR
- a CDS encoding energy-coupling factor ABC transporter ATP-binding protein, yielding MIQIEHVNFTYQHSEKGALKDVSLQIGQGECVLLCGSSGCGKTTITRLLNGLIPHFYEGTFSGDVSVCGMHVQEEEIYQISRKVGSVFQNPRSQFFCLDTTSELAFGCENLGLPEEEIHRRMDAAVEALSQENLLDRDIFRLSGGEKQQIACGCVSAMQPDVFVLDEPTSNLDAAAMERLKEVLLLWKKAGKTIVIAEHRLYWLKDVCDRVIYLEDGAVKADLPMEQFLTFSPEKMEHLGLRSMDAERAAEREEPFLAAHGIQLKNYTFSYGEEPVLRLGDFQIPEQEIVAITGKNGVGKTTFVRCLCGLQKKFKGKTVLGGREYTAKEMLKQCYLVMQDVNHQLFCETVEDEICLGAGQVSEEEKQTVMEQLGLVELKYRHPMSLSGGQKQRVAIASAVLAGKDVLIFDEPTSGLDYRHMVQTARLFAGLQAMGKSVLIITHDRELIQKCCTCEMVMTEAGARLYRIRQ
- a CDS encoding ATP-binding protein, with protein sequence MKQLTIRTKVTFWYAMIMVLMAASTLGLLLSVSETAHLSDQKSRLMETVEEAAEDISEDGEDVFDSFEDGVYLSLYDSQGTFLQGNIPSDFQKNLEFSEQSVYSIKANRQSFYVYDRKLSDGQWIRGIISESEFSHFQVTVIRTAFILLPMLVIIATVAGYFITKRAFRPVRQIQETAQQITRSNSLSSRIGLPEGRDEISQLANTIDEMLERLEQSFEKEKQFTSDASHELRTPISVILMESEYVLQDASTFEEARESMEAVNRQANRMSELINQLLFFAREENGTLAVNFEKTEILPVLQEIIGDCRPLAESFDISVEFTNHLKDGFACKVDRMLFSRAVHNLIQNAAVYGKQGGHIWVSVYVEGNYLVVSVKDDGIGISSEHLEKIWDRFYQVDESRSRAYAGSTGLGLSMVQKIMEKHNGYVKVESEEGSGSTFWLYFEI
- a CDS encoding sporulation initiation factor Spo0A C-terminal domain-containing protein, producing the protein MIRMDPDYLQYVTKRLYPDIADVYQMSWPSVERAIRTSLITCWDRGNRDFLDQMVGYHLRDRPTVSEFFALSWLYLCRQEQENA
- a CDS encoding MptD family putative ECF transporter S component — its product is MNKGGKLKGKDLINIGIYAAIYCVIMTAVAMLGFIPIMMPILCVLVPLLGGIPYMLFVTKVEKPEMIHIYAMIVGLFLWITGMGYWPFIFGVVFGFVADKIVQSGNYKSSSKAILSNAVFSLVIFGNFVPLLINAEEYFKTRQSFGEDYITSLIAIMGHSWLVPALLAATIIFGLLGGVLGKAVLKKHFEKAGIA
- a CDS encoding TetR/AcrR family transcriptional regulator, encoding MSKLIEGVSEKIEACAKKEFLEKGYVDASLRTIATEAGTTTGSIYSRYGGKEGLFSAIVEPAAEEFVGIFRQVQETFHTMEAERQAESLDDFTRSGMRQMVDYMYAHFEEFQLLVTGAYGTKFQNFVEHLVDIETEYTYKFMETIGLEVKKGKPITKDFMHIMNKALFESFFEVIRHGMSKAEAVEYIDMLEKYHSAGWNIIYQEYY
- a CDS encoding response regulator transcription factor gives rise to the protein MRVLVVEDEKDLNRVITRKLKAEGYSVDSCFDGAEALDYMEMTPYDVIVMDIMMPEKNGYQVLKEMREKGNRSPVLFLTARDALEDRVKGLDLGADDYLVKPFHFEELMARIRVMLRRNHGSVSNRLALADLTLDCDTHEVRRGEKRIELSAKEFSILEYMLRNKGIVLSREKLETHIWNYEYQGASNMIDVYIRYLRLKIDKEFEPKLIHTVRGVGYVLREVDA
- a CDS encoding toxin HicA, producing the protein MLKWDKLITRICNLSKDLRFDELRKVLESYRYEINAPRSGSSHYTFRKQGCMPITIPKHEPLKKVYIEMVRQIVEGEAKNDEDAE
- a CDS encoding PepSY domain-containing protein, which encodes MKKINFTNISEKIKANGKKILKRTIAAAAVLSILGGSVVVYAEHKENQTEQKIHDRIREDAKTDGITLISEDEVKKIALDDAKAKETDVKYLEISLDDEQNNRYNDYDDNDNDDDDHDHEDDDHDDENHEKRYIYEVDFIYDGMEYSYEIDAESKEILQRQYESWWN